Proteins encoded together in one Kitasatospora albolonga window:
- a CDS encoding peptidase translates to MKRATNQHTIRPTASRIRGAVLAAGLGASVVLGAGTAFASGTTGTAALAPGSAAEAVAQQAAAQSKAADAAKKAAAKKASDAKKKAEDKKKAAKKNAASWKSPVKKYTLTASYGNGGARWAAKHSGQDFAVPVGTPVSAVHTGTVVKAGPNGAGDGPAYGNAVVIKHANGKYSQYAHLSKVNVKIGQKVKTGQKIALSGNTGNSSGPHLHFEIRTTPNYGSALNPAAFLRSVHVSI, encoded by the coding sequence ATGAAGCGCGCAACGAACCAGCACACCATCCGCCCGACCGCTTCCCGTATCCGCGGCGCCGTCCTGGCCGCCGGCCTGGGAGCGTCCGTGGTGCTGGGTGCAGGCACGGCGTTCGCATCCGGTACCACCGGTACCGCCGCTCTTGCCCCGGGTTCCGCCGCCGAGGCCGTCGCCCAGCAGGCGGCCGCGCAGAGCAAGGCCGCCGACGCGGCCAAGAAGGCGGCGGCGAAGAAGGCGTCCGACGCCAAGAAGAAGGCCGAGGACAAGAAGAAGGCCGCGAAGAAGAACGCCGCCTCCTGGAAGTCCCCGGTCAAGAAGTACACGCTGACCGCCAGCTACGGGAACGGTGGCGCCCGCTGGGCCGCCAAGCACTCCGGCCAGGACTTCGCGGTGCCGGTCGGCACCCCGGTCTCGGCCGTCCACACCGGCACCGTCGTCAAGGCCGGCCCGAACGGCGCCGGTGACGGCCCCGCGTACGGCAACGCCGTCGTGATCAAGCACGCCAACGGCAAGTACTCGCAGTACGCGCACCTGTCGAAGGTCAACGTCAAGATCGGCCAGAAGGTCAAGACGGGCCAGAAGATCGCCCTGTCCGGCAACACCGGAAACTCCAGCGGCCCGCACCTGCACTTCGAGATCCGCACCACCCCGAACTACGGCTCGGCGCTGAACCCGGCCGCGTTCCTCCGCTCGGTGCACGTCTCCATCTGA
- a CDS encoding Lsr2 family protein, with protein MAQKVQVLLVDDLDGVEADETVTFALDGKTYEIDLTTANADKLRGLLEPYTKGGRRTGGRAATGRGKGRAVAGGNKDTAEIRRWARENGHNVNDRGRVPAEIREAYEKANG; from the coding sequence GTGGCACAGAAGGTTCAGGTCCTTCTTGTAGATGACCTCGACGGGGTCGAGGCGGACGAGACCGTGACGTTCGCGCTCGACGGCAAGACGTACGAGATCGACCTCACCACGGCCAATGCGGACAAGCTTCGCGGCCTTCTCGAGCCCTACACCAAGGGCGGCCGTCGCACCGGTGGCCGCGCCGCCACGGGCCGGGGCAAGGGCCGCGCCGTGGCCGGTGGCAACAAGGACACCGCGGAAATCCGCCGGTGGGCCCGGGAGAACGGCCACAACGTCAATGACCGCGGCCGCGTTCCCGCCGAGATCCGTGAAGCCTACGAGAAGGCCAACGGCTGA
- a CDS encoding NDP-hexose 4-ketoreductase: protein MFERFTDRARRVVVLAQEEARMLNHNYIGTEHILLGLIHEGEGVAAKALESLGISLEAVRQQVEEIIGQGQQAPSGHIPFTPRAKKVLELSLREALQLGHNYIGTEHILLGLIREGEGVAAQVLVKLGADLNRVRQQVIQLLSGYSGGKETAAAGGPAEGTPSTSLVLDQFGRNLTQAARESKLDPVIGREKEIERVMQVLSRRTKNNPVLIGEPGVGKTAVVEGLAQAIVKGEVPETLKDKHLYTLDLGALVAGSRYRGDFEERLKKVLKEIRTRGDIILFIDELHTLVGAGAAEGAIDAASILKPMLARGELQTIGATTLDEYRKHLEKDAALERRFQPIQVAEPSLPHTIEILKGLRDRYEAHHRVSITDEALVQAATLADRYISDRFLPDKAIDLIDEAGSRMRIRRMTAPPDLREFDEKIAGVRRDKESAIDSQDFEKAASLRDKEKQLLAAKAKREKEWKAGDMDVVAEVDGELIAEVLATATGIPVFKLTEEESSRLLRMEDELHKRVIGQKDAIKALSQAIRRTRAGLKDPKRPGGSFIFAGPSGVGKTELSKTLAEFLFGDEDALISLDMSEFSEKHTVSRLFGSPPGYVGYEEGGQLTEKVRRKPFSVVLFDEVEKAHPDIFNSLLQILEDGRLTDSQGRVVDFKNTVIIMTTNLGTRDISKGFNLGFAAQGDVKTNYERMKVKVNEELKQHFRPEFLNRVDDTVVFHQLTEEDIIQIVDLMLAKVDERLKDRDMGIELSGEAKTLLAKKGYDPVMGARPLRRTIQRQIEDVLSEKILFGELRPGHIVVVGVEGEGDDKTFTFRGEEKSALPDVPPIEQAAGGGAGPNLTKDA from the coding sequence ATGTTCGAGAGGTTCACCGACCGCGCGCGGCGGGTTGTCGTCCTGGCTCAGGAAGAAGCCCGGATGCTCAACCACAACTACATCGGCACCGAGCACATTCTCCTGGGCCTGATCCACGAGGGTGAGGGTGTCGCCGCTAAGGCCCTGGAGAGCCTCGGGATTTCGCTCGAGGCGGTCCGCCAGCAGGTGGAGGAGATCATCGGGCAGGGCCAGCAGGCTCCGTCCGGGCACATCCCCTTCACCCCGCGAGCCAAGAAGGTCCTGGAGCTGTCGCTCCGCGAGGCCCTTCAGCTGGGCCACAACTACATCGGCACCGAGCACATCCTGCTCGGCCTGATCCGCGAGGGCGAGGGCGTCGCCGCCCAGGTCCTCGTGAAGCTGGGCGCCGACCTGAACCGGGTGCGGCAGCAGGTCATCCAGCTGCTTTCCGGATACTCGGGCGGCAAGGAGACGGCGGCCGCGGGCGGCCCCGCGGAGGGCACGCCCTCCACCTCCCTGGTGCTCGACCAGTTCGGCCGGAACCTCACCCAGGCCGCTCGTGAGTCCAAGCTCGACCCGGTCATCGGGCGCGAGAAGGAGATCGAGCGGGTCATGCAGGTGCTGTCCCGCCGGACCAAGAACAACCCGGTCCTCATCGGCGAGCCCGGCGTCGGCAAGACGGCGGTTGTCGAGGGCCTGGCCCAGGCGATCGTCAAGGGCGAGGTGCCCGAGACCCTCAAGGACAAGCACCTCTACACCCTGGACCTCGGCGCCCTGGTCGCCGGTTCGCGGTACCGGGGTGACTTCGAGGAGCGCCTGAAGAAGGTCCTCAAGGAGATCCGCACCCGCGGCGACATCATCCTGTTCATCGACGAGCTCCACACGCTGGTCGGTGCGGGTGCCGCCGAGGGCGCCATCGACGCCGCCTCGATCCTGAAGCCCATGCTGGCCCGGGGCGAGCTCCAGACCATCGGTGCCACCACGCTCGACGAGTACCGCAAGCACCTGGAGAAGGACGCGGCCCTCGAGCGCCGCTTCCAGCCGATCCAGGTCGCGGAGCCGTCGCTGCCGCACACCATCGAGATCCTGAAGGGTCTGCGCGACCGTTACGAGGCCCACCACCGGGTCTCCATCACGGACGAGGCCCTCGTCCAGGCCGCGACCCTGGCCGACCGGTACATCTCGGACCGCTTCCTGCCGGACAAGGCGATCGACCTGATCGACGAGGCCGGATCGAGGATGCGCATCCGCCGGATGACCGCGCCGCCGGACCTCCGCGAGTTCGACGAGAAGATCGCGGGTGTCCGCCGCGACAAGGAGTCGGCCATCGACTCCCAGGACTTCGAGAAGGCGGCTTCCCTCCGCGACAAGGAGAAGCAGCTGCTGGCGGCGAAGGCCAAGCGGGAGAAGGAGTGGAAGGCCGGCGACATGGACGTCGTCGCCGAGGTCGACGGCGAGCTCATCGCCGAAGTCCTGGCCACCGCCACCGGTATCCCGGTCTTCAAGCTGACGGAGGAGGAGTCCTCCCGTCTGCTGCGCATGGAGGACGAGCTTCACAAGCGCGTCATCGGCCAGAAGGACGCCATCAAGGCCCTCTCGCAGGCGATCCGCCGTACGCGAGCCGGTCTGAAGGACCCGAAGCGCCCCGGTGGCTCGTTCATCTTCGCCGGTCCGTCCGGTGTCGGTAAGACCGAGCTCTCCAAGACGCTCGCCGAATTCCTCTTCGGCGACGAGGACGCGCTGATCTCCCTCGACATGTCGGAGTTCAGCGAGAAGCACACGGTTTCCCGCCTCTTCGGTTCGCCCCCCGGCTACGTGGGCTACGAAGAGGGCGGCCAGCTCACCGAGAAGGTGCGCCGCAAGCCGTTCTCCGTCGTCCTCTTCGACGAGGTCGAGAAGGCCCACCCCGATATCTTCAATTCCCTGCTCCAGATCCTGGAGGACGGTCGCCTGACCGACTCCCAGGGCCGGGTCGTGGACTTCAAGAACACGGTCATCATCATGACGACCAACCTCGGGACCCGGGACATCTCCAAGGGCTTCAACCTGGGCTTCGCCGCCCAGGGCGACGTCAAGACCAACTACGAGCGCATGAAGGTCAAGGTCAACGAAGAGCTCAAGCAGCACTTCCGGCCGGAATTCCTCAACCGTGTCGACGACACGGTGGTCTTCCACCAGCTGACCGAGGAAGACATCATCCAGATCGTCGACCTCATGCTCGCCAAGGTCGACGAGCGTCTCAAGGACCGCGACATGGGCATCGAGCTCAGTGGCGAGGCCAAGACGCTGCTCGCGAAGAAGGGTTACGACCCGGTGATGGGCGCCCGGCCGCTGCGCCGGACGATCCAGCGCCAGATCGAGGACGTCCTCTCCGAGAAGATCCTCTTCGGTGAGCTGCGCCCCGGTCACATCGTGGTCGTCGGCGTCGAGGGCGAGGGTGACGACAAGACGTTCACCTTCCGCGGCGAGGAGAAGTCGGCTCTGCCCGACGTTCCCCCGATCGAGCAGGCGGCAGGCGGCGGCGCGGGCCCGAACCTGACGAAGGACGCGTGA
- a CDS encoding two-component sensor histidine kinase, translated as MKRLALRTGVRWKISIAIAAVGALIAVALSLVVHNAARVSMIENAREVQLERLLGAQRFYEATGMQKNAPKFGAKLNDPTIPPSLRDEVRKNRRATHVAQTPDGVPDVWAAVPLANGDVLSLHTRFADRSATIMKDLDRALIIGSVSVVFVGCALGVLIGGQLSRRLRKAAAAAGRVAEGHTDVRVREAVGGVVRDETDELARAVDALTDALNERIEAERRVTADIAHELRTPVTGLLTAAELLPPGRPTELVRDRAQAMRTLVEDVLEVARLDSASERAELQELPLGEFVSRRVGLLDPDVTVRVVHESWVSTDPRRLERILGNLLGNAAKHGSTPVEVTVEGRVVRVRDHGPGFPEELLRDGPSRFRTGSMDRAGHGHGLGLTIAAGQARVLGARLTFRNAAPSGAAEGTGGAIAVLWLPEHAPTTTGSFPVLRVAEERQPQG; from the coding sequence GTGAAACGACTGGCCCTGCGGACCGGTGTCCGCTGGAAGATCAGCATCGCCATCGCCGCGGTCGGCGCGCTCATCGCGGTGGCGCTGAGCCTGGTGGTGCACAACGCGGCCCGGGTCTCCATGATCGAGAACGCCCGCGAGGTGCAGCTGGAGCGGCTGCTGGGCGCGCAGCGGTTCTACGAGGCGACGGGCATGCAGAAGAACGCGCCCAAGTTCGGCGCGAAGCTCAACGACCCGACGATCCCGCCGAGCCTGCGCGACGAGGTCCGCAAGAACCGGCGGGCCACGCATGTGGCGCAGACCCCCGACGGGGTGCCCGATGTGTGGGCGGCCGTCCCGCTGGCCAACGGGGACGTGCTCTCGCTGCACACCCGGTTCGCGGACCGGTCCGCGACGATCATGAAGGACCTGGACCGGGCCCTGATCATCGGCTCGGTCTCCGTGGTCTTCGTCGGCTGCGCGCTCGGCGTCCTCATCGGCGGCCAGCTCTCGCGCCGCCTCCGGAAGGCGGCGGCAGCGGCGGGCCGGGTCGCCGAGGGCCACACCGACGTACGGGTCCGGGAGGCCGTGGGCGGGGTCGTCCGCGACGAGACGGACGAGCTGGCGCGGGCGGTCGACGCGCTGACCGACGCGCTGAACGAGCGGATCGAGGCTGAGCGCCGGGTCACCGCCGACATCGCCCACGAGCTGCGCACCCCGGTGACCGGGCTGCTCACGGCCGCCGAGCTGCTGCCGCCGGGCCGCCCGACCGAGCTGGTACGGGACCGGGCCCAGGCGATGCGGACGCTGGTCGAGGACGTGCTGGAGGTGGCCCGCCTGGACAGCGCGTCGGAGCGGGCGGAGCTCCAGGAGCTGCCGCTCGGGGAGTTCGTCAGCCGACGGGTCGGGCTGCTGGACCCGGACGTGACCGTGCGGGTGGTGCACGAGTCCTGGGTCTCCACGGACCCGCGCCGCCTGGAGCGCATCCTCGGCAATCTCCTCGGCAACGCGGCCAAGCACGGCTCCACCCCGGTGGAGGTCACGGTGGAGGGCCGGGTGGTACGGGTCCGGGACCACGGTCCGGGGTTCCCGGAGGAGCTGCTGCGGGACGGGCCGAGCCGGTTCCGTACGGGGTCGATGGACCGCGCCGGGCACGGGCACGGCCTGGGCCTGACGATCGCGGCGGGCCAGGCGCGGGTGCTGGGGGCCCGGCTGACCTTCCGGAACGCGGCGCCCTCGGGTGCGGCGGAGGGCACGGGGGGTGCGATCGCGGTGCTGTGGCTGCCGGAGCACGCGCCGACGACGACGGGGAGCTTTCCGGTGCTGCGGGTGGCGGAGGAGCGGCAGCCGCAGGGGTGA
- a CDS encoding DNA-binding response regulator, producing MAETHVLFVEDDDVIREATQLALERVGFTVTAMPDGLSGLEAFRADRPDIALLDVMVPGLDGVSLCRRIRDESTVPVIMLSARADSIDVVLGLEAGADDYVTKPFDGAVLVARIRAVLRRFGHAAGPEGTGRSGTEGEAEGLGGVLVFGDLEVDTEGMEVRRGGEQVALTPTEMRLLLEFSSAPGTVLSRDKLLERVWDYGWGGDTRVVDVHVQRLRTKIGQDRIETVRGFGYKLRG from the coding sequence ATGGCCGAGACCCACGTCCTCTTCGTCGAGGACGACGATGTCATCCGTGAGGCCACCCAGCTCGCTCTGGAGCGGGTCGGCTTCACGGTCACCGCGATGCCCGACGGGCTCTCCGGCCTGGAGGCGTTCCGGGCCGACCGGCCGGACATCGCGCTGCTCGACGTGATGGTGCCGGGGCTCGACGGGGTGAGCCTGTGCCGCCGCATCCGGGACGAGTCCACCGTCCCCGTGATCATGCTCTCCGCGCGGGCCGACTCCATCGACGTGGTGCTCGGCCTGGAGGCGGGGGCGGACGACTACGTCACCAAGCCCTTCGACGGCGCGGTCCTGGTCGCCCGTATCCGCGCCGTACTGCGCCGCTTCGGCCACGCGGCCGGACCGGAGGGCACGGGCCGGAGCGGTACGGAGGGGGAGGCCGAGGGGCTCGGCGGGGTGCTGGTCTTCGGCGACCTGGAGGTCGACACGGAGGGCATGGAGGTGCGGCGCGGCGGTGAGCAGGTGGCGCTGACGCCCACCGAGATGCGGCTGCTGCTGGAGTTCTCCTCCGCGCCCGGCACCGTACTCTCCCGCGACAAGCTCCTGGAGCGGGTCTGGGACTACGGCTGGGGCGGCGACACCCGGGTCGTGGACGTGCACGTCCAGCGGCTGCGCACGAAGATCGGCCAGGACCGGATCGAGACGGTCCGCGGCTTCGGCTACAAGCTGCGCGGATGA
- a CDS encoding ATP-binding protein, translating to MSISYVRPTHPADRTVAVFGALQGSGVLLTDRLVLTCAHVVKTGSIQVAHPARPDRVRATVAWIDYRLDVALLEATGPVRQVPPARFGAVDTRQAIPGCDITGFPRVQRYGPDRRLEADQYTATILPMAGRLRDVLVCNLDGPPPARPDSEPPALSGLSGGPVFMGDVLLGIARQVPQEREGRRLDCVPLGPVLAAPPFRLALQRAGIEPRLESVHESFPQDQRYEAEYAQALGAKYRRTKIFGLDELDRHDSEWDLDTAYLSLEAQAQDRTRDRAARDLGTPDQAAPLPQRIDTLLTDRPRVLLRGDAGAGKTTLLWWLAAHASARTLPDDLAPLNGLVPFVVPLRSLRARGGTFPGPAELSTVAGLVIDRAPEGWAGRVLASGRALLLVDGLDEVPPEDREQAHTWLSQLLRRYPETRCVTTVRPLAVESDWLRSDGFAELRLLPMRNEDIQAFVVSWHRAARLSEEDDADRLDELERDLSRQFDQNPTLRDLARTPLLCAVICALHRRREGLLPETRWSLYRSTLEMLLGHRDRIRRIDGPEGIELDIEEHTQLLQRIAAWLVREGQSEFTRNQALRQIRRALAGMERASHQGRPEAILTHLLNRSGLLQKNADDAYQFIHRTFQDYLTAKELIEDEHLKELLRHADEESWHDVILLAAGHCGRRQLAALVGGLLDAGLKHEAGTDERTTVHVLAALCAQYATYLDGPVRSRVRASTAALFPPSTSSQVRSLARLGSAALEFLPDPGRMSGDRQRIQKVAELIVDVGGASAVAHAGAWVLAHPYLSNAFASTWERFPPEEYATEVLAHCDLTKTILSVSNRKQLGALRHLPSLRALELRSDLPEAEIGTALEGSRLGTLLLVKNERLTGVPDLSAVAESLKWLGIHQCPGVRDLGPLAGLRNLRHLDLDTRELRLGELAPLTELPSLSDLALNHLAADRLSEIAVHPGVTELSLGNVRPLALDGLDAWKSLTDLRVSELAALDEALTALREHARLARLRLPAFPWAYRPARSVSAPGIRDLSVQAPQSDGDLGMLRSLFPGVVHLTLNASRRSALDLTPLHAWPDLEVRVTGLSLHRLIGAEELSGRLNVFPY from the coding sequence GTGAGCATCTCGTACGTACGCCCCACCCACCCCGCCGACCGTACGGTGGCCGTCTTCGGCGCCCTTCAGGGCAGCGGCGTCCTCCTCACCGACCGGCTGGTCCTGACCTGCGCCCATGTCGTCAAGACCGGGTCCATCCAGGTGGCCCACCCCGCCCGCCCGGACCGCGTACGGGCCACGGTCGCCTGGATCGACTACCGGCTGGACGTGGCCCTGCTGGAGGCCACCGGGCCGGTGCGGCAGGTCCCCCCGGCCCGGTTCGGCGCGGTAGACACCCGCCAGGCGATCCCCGGCTGCGATATCACCGGCTTCCCGCGCGTCCAGCGCTACGGCCCCGACCGGCGGCTGGAGGCGGACCAGTACACGGCGACGATCCTGCCCATGGCGGGACGGCTCCGTGACGTGCTGGTCTGCAATCTGGACGGCCCGCCGCCCGCCCGCCCGGACAGCGAACCCCCCGCCCTGTCCGGGCTCTCCGGCGGCCCGGTCTTCATGGGCGACGTGCTCCTGGGCATCGCCCGCCAGGTCCCGCAGGAGCGCGAGGGCCGACGCCTCGACTGCGTCCCGCTCGGCCCGGTGCTCGCGGCGCCCCCGTTCCGCCTCGCCCTCCAGCGGGCAGGCATCGAGCCGCGCCTCGAAAGCGTCCACGAAAGCTTTCCGCAGGACCAGCGGTACGAGGCCGAGTACGCCCAGGCCCTGGGCGCCAAGTACCGCCGTACGAAGATCTTCGGCCTGGACGAGCTGGACCGGCACGACTCCGAGTGGGACCTCGACACGGCCTATCTCAGCCTGGAGGCCCAGGCGCAGGACCGGACCCGGGACCGGGCCGCGCGGGACCTGGGGACCCCGGACCAGGCCGCTCCCCTCCCCCAGCGCATCGACACCCTCCTCACCGACCGCCCCCGCGTCCTGCTGCGCGGCGACGCGGGCGCCGGGAAGACGACCCTGCTGTGGTGGCTGGCCGCCCATGCCTCGGCCCGCACCCTCCCCGACGACCTGGCCCCGCTGAACGGCCTGGTCCCCTTCGTCGTACCCCTGCGCTCCCTGCGCGCTCGCGGCGGTACGTTCCCGGGCCCGGCGGAGCTGTCGACCGTGGCGGGACTGGTGATCGACAGGGCCCCGGAGGGCTGGGCGGGCCGGGTCCTGGCGTCCGGGCGGGCGTTACTGCTCGTGGACGGCCTGGACGAGGTGCCGCCGGAGGACCGGGAGCAGGCACACACCTGGCTCTCCCAGCTGCTGCGCCGCTATCCGGAGACCCGGTGCGTCACGACCGTACGGCCGCTCGCTGTCGAATCGGACTGGCTGCGCTCGGACGGCTTCGCCGAGTTACGCCTGCTGCCCATGCGGAACGAGGACATCCAGGCGTTCGTCGTCTCCTGGCACCGGGCGGCCCGGCTCTCCGAGGAGGACGACGCCGACCGCCTGGACGAGCTGGAACGCGACCTCTCCCGCCAGTTCGACCAGAACCCCACGCTCCGCGACCTGGCCCGTACGCCGCTGCTCTGCGCGGTGATCTGCGCCCTGCACCGCCGCCGCGAGGGCCTGCTCCCGGAGACCCGGTGGAGCCTGTACCGCTCGACGCTGGAAATGCTCCTGGGCCACCGCGACCGCATCCGCCGGATCGACGGTCCCGAAGGCATCGAGCTGGACATCGAGGAGCACACCCAGCTGCTCCAGCGGATCGCAGCCTGGCTGGTCCGTGAGGGCCAGTCGGAGTTCACCCGGAACCAGGCGCTGCGCCAGATCCGGCGCGCACTGGCCGGAATGGAGCGGGCGAGCCACCAGGGGCGGCCCGAGGCGATCCTCACCCACCTGCTCAACCGCAGCGGCCTCCTCCAGAAGAACGCCGATGACGCCTACCAGTTCATCCACCGGACCTTCCAGGACTACCTGACGGCGAAGGAGCTGATCGAGGACGAACATCTGAAGGAGCTGCTGCGCCACGCGGACGAGGAGTCCTGGCACGACGTGATCCTGCTGGCGGCGGGGCACTGCGGCCGACGTCAGCTCGCCGCGCTGGTGGGCGGTCTGCTGGACGCGGGGCTGAAACACGAGGCCGGAACGGACGAGCGCACCACCGTCCATGTGCTGGCCGCGCTGTGCGCGCAGTACGCGACTTACCTGGACGGCCCGGTACGGTCCCGGGTCCGGGCAAGCACAGCGGCGCTGTTCCCGCCGTCCACCAGCAGCCAGGTGCGTTCACTGGCCCGGCTGGGGTCGGCCGCACTGGAGTTTCTGCCCGACCCGGGGCGCATGTCCGGCGACAGGCAGCGCATCCAGAAGGTGGCCGAGCTGATCGTGGATGTCGGAGGAGCCTCCGCCGTCGCCCACGCCGGCGCGTGGGTCCTGGCGCACCCGTACCTGAGCAACGCGTTCGCGAGCACCTGGGAGCGCTTCCCGCCCGAGGAGTATGCCACTGAGGTGCTGGCCCACTGCGACCTCACGAAGACGATCCTCTCCGTGAGCAACCGGAAGCAGTTGGGGGCGCTGCGGCACCTTCCCTCCCTGCGCGCCCTGGAACTGCGCTCGGACCTGCCCGAGGCGGAGATCGGCACGGCACTGGAAGGCTCCCGGCTCGGCACGCTTCTCCTCGTGAAGAACGAGCGGCTCACCGGGGTCCCGGACCTGAGCGCCGTCGCGGAATCCCTGAAGTGGCTGGGCATCCATCAGTGCCCCGGAGTCCGGGACCTGGGACCACTGGCCGGGCTCCGCAACCTGAGGCACCTGGACCTGGACACGCGGGAGCTGCGGCTCGGGGAGCTGGCACCGCTGACGGAACTGCCCAGCCTGTCGGACCTCGCCCTGAACCACCTCGCTGCGGACCGGCTGAGCGAAATCGCCGTTCACCCTGGCGTCACCGAGCTGTCCCTGGGGAACGTCCGCCCTCTCGCGCTGGACGGACTCGACGCCTGGAAGTCGCTCACCGACCTGAGGGTCTCGGAACTCGCCGCGCTCGACGAGGCCCTCACCGCCCTGCGGGAGCATGCCCGGCTCGCCCGTCTCCGCCTCCCCGCGTTCCCTTGGGCGTATCGGCCCGCACGAAGCGTGTCCGCCCCGGGGATCAGGGACCTGTCCGTACAGGCCCCTCAGAGCGACGGGGACCTGGGGATGCTGCGATCGCTCTTCCCCGGGGTCGTCCACCTCACCCTGAACGCCTCCCGACGGAGCGCCCTGGATCTCACCCCTCTGCACGCCTGGCCGGACCTGGAGGTGCGGGTGACTGGACTGTCCCTGCACCGCCTCATCGGGGCGGAGGAGCTGAGCGGACGGCTCAACGTCTTCCCCTACTGA